The genomic stretch acatgagtaaaaacaagaaaattaactacatacatggtcattctgtcagccatgttggcactgagttaggttCGCTGAACAGAGtaaggattatccgggtacatagtgtgttaCAAGTATAGTGCGagatcatttaatttcgttggcaagaaatttcgtggttttgcccAAAACGGCAGTTTCGTGGGGACATAAATTCATGGATTCtcaatttttgtaaaaacaaatgaaatataatttcaacAGGAACAGATCTACAAGTACTTCTGTCCTTGCATGTGcaacctacacgtgtcaaacagcgctaccatggttaccaaAATTGCACTCTACGCTGAGGGAGATTAGCTAGTGATCATTTGCCAATTAACGACCGCATTATCTATAGTTATACAACTCCTTATTTGCAAAACTTTTattcgattatgaatgctaattgtgaAAGGTGCTACAGTTTTGACACTTTAtaattggcgccgacttttctgattgaatatttcaaagtagcaccttgcacaattagcattcataatcgaaacaaacATACAAGTTGATTattgatcatttgatcgtgttATAAAGAAGAACTAGTTATTGTACTGCAAATTAAGACAAACTCTtatagatttaaataatgttgCGTCTGCATGTACTCGATAAAAGTACAAGCTTTTGAACTTGTGCATCATGTGTTATTTagaaacgtgtaatgtgaattaAGTATTAATGCATCGGACACAAATCTAGCATACTGCCCAAATTAATGAATGACATTCCTTTGAGTTGTAAAAATTTTTACGCATAAAATAATAgctatatttgtatattttcctGTACCGGATCCATTCAGATTTTTGTTATATCAACATTGTGTTATATTCCCCTTGTTGTATTGAAAAATGCCTGggtgaaataaaagatatgttctgttctgttctgttcaattaGATTCTCTAATTTAATTGCTCCTAATTCATAGTATTTTATTACACAAACAAAAGTTAGCGTATAAGCACTGAGCACTGGCGGGGcggaaaaaatcaaaaaacagtTGTATTATAGTGCGGTTGGCACGTCATGCTATGTCAAACtgctatttttagtatctacttttacttcaACATgcatgtcataaacaaaccacggcacgggtacatttctaaatgaaacTGTCGGTTTTGTTTCCAGGCATGCCTATGTTTATTGTTGATagagcctccataaactacatGAAAGCTGCAGGTTACTACTTCCACATGCATAAAACTACAATCAGATCGAACAGCTATGGTGTCTTTTTTACGACTTTGCGTACAAGTAAATTATCGTGGGCACAGTCTGTTTATTGAGATTTACATTCGTGGCTGAGCTCAACcttgaaatccacgaaaattattCCCACAtgaataacaagtgaatgaagtattgccatgcaatacaaagtcccctactggaaggcacctaattttctctactgcagtataacataatgaactgatatctgtcaatgatgtataaacaatgttgtactatatatacaatatgtaataacaaaacacttggattaaaatttatatatataaaaacctatagttgttttcatattgaatttttttggctgattataaaaatgttatcatgtaatttatttatagtaacaacaaagggaaattaatcttttaaaaaaaaaaaaaaaaaaaaaaaaaaatctatataatataagtccacaagaaactctttaccaggtagagataggtcaaaatacacctaaaaattggatgtaacatgcatgctgtaccacagaaaagtggtcacgatttttctctaccgccagtaataaaaaagttacaataaaatctatttatagtaacaacaaagggacgtaattctaaaaacaagggtgcctcatggtggtgaacatttggtccaagttacatcaaaatccccccatgcatgaagaagaaatgttccgtacaaagtcattcttgcatttgacctttgacctctaaatatgaccttgaccttagacctagggacctggttcttgcgcatgacatgttgtctcatccaggggaatatttgtgccaactgatatctaaatcctgctttgcatgacaaagttatagaccggacaggaaaaaaatcctcttgacctttgatctcaaagtgtgaccttgacctttaagctagggtactgggtgttgcgcatgacacgtcgtctcatcatgggaaacatttatgccaagtaatattgtaatcccttgatggatgacagagttctggatcggacagggaaaaaaccttattgacctttgacccccaattgtgaccttgacctttgagctaggggtctgggatttgcgcacgacacgtcgtctcatcatggggaacacttgtgctaagtgatattaaaattccttaatgaatgtcagagttatggaccggacacgaaacagaccctgttcatgctatgttaacatttgactgctaagtgtgaccttgacctttgagctaggggtttgaaagttgtgcacgacacatcgtcttattatgaggtacatttgtgccaagtaatattaaaatcccttcatagatgggagagttatggaccggacaggaaaaaagccttgttgacctttgacctcaaattgtgaccttgacctttaagctaggtgtctaggttttgcgcatgacacgtcgtcttctcatggggaacatttgtgccaagtaatattaaaatcccttcatggatgggagagttatggactggacaggaaaaaagccctgttgacctttgacctccaactgtgaccttgacctttgagctaggggtccgggttttgcgcatgacacgtcgtctcatcatggggaacatttatgccaagtaatattaaaatcccttcatggatggaagagttatggaccggacaggaaaaaagccctgttgacctttgacctccaattgtgaccttgacctttgagctaggggtccgggttttgcgcatgacacgtcgtctcatcatggggaacatttgtgccaagtaatattaaaatcccttcatggatgacagagttatggaccggacacgaaattgcggacggacggacggacggacggacagacggacggacggacagacagacggacggacggaatgacggaaaagcgcattcctatagtccccgaaactggtttcaaccagtaggggactaataatgatttcaaagtagTCAGATACATCACATTTAAAACCTTTCTCCCCAGTATGTGGTCTTCCATTTATCTTCAGACTACCGCTACAATTACAAACATAGCCACAAACATCACaccattaaaaacatttctttccaAATTTCCAGTATCATGTATTCTCCTATGTTTCCTCAGATTACCGCTGCAATAACAACAATGAACAAGCATTGTTACAACATCAAATTTAAAGCATTACTCTGCAGTCTGTTTTCTCCTATGTCTGTTGATACTACTGCCGTCATCACAAGCATAGTCGCAAACACATTTTCAGCATTTCTCTCAAGAATGAATTTTCGTGTGTTTCTTCAGACTACTGTATTCATTGAACATTGTTGATGCATCGTTATAACCATCACATTTAAAaagtttctctccagtatgtattctgcTATGTATCTTCAGACTTCCGAAGAGAATATAAGCATAGTCTCAATACCACATTCAAAgagtttctctccagtatgtattgtCCTGTGTATTTTCAAACTAATGCCGTCATGACAAGCATTGTCACAATAATGACATTCAAAGCATTTTTCTCGAGTATTTTATCTTTTCCTGTGTCTCCTCGGATTACAACTGTgattacaagcatagtcacaaacgtcacatttaaaacttcatttcTCCAGTTTGTATTCTCTCATGTCTCTTCAGACTACTGCTCTGATTACAAGCAAactcacaaacatcacatttaaagcaattttctccagtatgtattttcttgtttgtttttaaactaCCTCTGTTAACACAAGCATAGTCATtaatatcacatttaaagcatttctctcaCGTATGTGTTCTCTTATATATCTTCAGATTACCGCTGTGATTACAAGCATGGTCACAATAATCACATTACAAGCATTTCTTtccagtatgtattctcttaTGTCTCTTCATACTATGGCTCCGATCACAAGCATAGTCAcatacatcacatttaaagcgtttctctttagtatgtattctcctatgtATCTTCATATTACCGCTGTgattacaagcatagtcacaataatcacatttaaagcgtttctctccagtatgtattctcttaTGTACCTTTAGACTACTGCTGTGATTACAAGAATAGTCACATAAATCACAattaaagcatttctctccagtatgtattctcttaTGTACCTTCAGATTACCACTCTgattacaagcatagtcacaaacatcacattcaAAGCATTTCTCTGCAGTATGTATTCTCTTATGTTTCTTCATATCACCACTCTgattacaagcatagtcacaaacatcacatttaaagcagtTCTCTCCAGTATGCATTTTCCTATGTCTCTTCAGATGACCCCTGTgattacaagcatagtcacatacatcacatttaaagggtttctctccagtatgtattctcctatgtATTGTTAGACTACCGCTGTGactacaagcatagtcacaaaaatcacatttaaagcgtttctctCGAGCATGTATTGTCATATGTTTCTTCATATTATCACTGTGATTAGAATATTTAAGCCGTTTCTCCCCTGTATGATCCTTCACTAGATTTTCTCTTTGATAACATGCATAATTAGACATCATTTTCTTACTGTACGTATTCTAATGTTTTTCCTCATATGACAGCTGTGACAAGattcttatattttcattataaaattatattgccAAATGCCACTTTTGATAAGTCCTTGAATTACATACACTTTCA from Mercenaria mercenaria strain notata chromosome 16, MADL_Memer_1, whole genome shotgun sequence encodes the following:
- the LOC128549616 gene encoding zinc finger protein 714-like; the protein is MMSNYACYQRENLVKDHTGEKRLKYSNHSDNMKKHMTIHAREKRFKCDFCDYACSHSGSLTIHRRIHTGEKPFKCDVCDYACNHRGHLKRHRKMHTGENCFKCDVCDYACNQSGDMKKHKRIHTAEKCFECDVCDYACNQSGNLKVHKRIHTGEKCFNCDLCDYSCNHSSSLKVHKRIHTGEKRFKCDYCDYACNHSGNMKIHRRIHTKEKRFKCDVCDYACDRSHSMKRHKRIHTGKKCL